Proteins encoded together in one Marinithermus hydrothermalis DSM 14884 window:
- a CDS encoding NAD(P)/FAD-dependent oxidoreductase, with amino-acid sequence MRTEVAVVGGGAIGSLVAYALQRAGLMVTLLEPDKPGAAWRASAGMLAPHAEGLSGELLAWAEESLERYPALVRALEETSGVRVPLVLEGTWVVARSDAEAEALAPLEPLPAPLDRVRGARGGRQYPGGQVDPQALVHAARTALERLGGRILPAEARGYDAAVDGVRVYLEREVLRAEQLVLAAGAWSARFGLPVRPLRGEALLLAGRAPNTPAFVGEGYLLPRALGVYVGATSREGWGRSANLWGLRWLADYAHETFPWLETAPLREVYAGHRPAAERPWVGPVEPRVWAAVGHGRNGVLLAPATARILTQRILGPKPHPIP; translated from the coding sequence GTGAGGACCGAGGTCGCCGTCGTCGGCGGAGGCGCGATCGGCAGCCTCGTGGCCTACGCCCTCCAACGGGCGGGCCTGATGGTCACCCTCCTCGAGCCCGACAAGCCCGGCGCGGCCTGGCGCGCCTCGGCGGGCATGCTCGCCCCGCACGCCGAGGGGCTCTCCGGGGAGCTGCTCGCCTGGGCGGAGGAAAGCCTCGAGCGCTACCCCGCGCTGGTGCGCGCCCTGGAGGAGACGAGCGGGGTGCGGGTGCCCCTGGTTCTGGAGGGCACCTGGGTCGTGGCCCGCTCGGACGCCGAGGCCGAGGCCCTCGCCCCCCTCGAACCCCTGCCCGCCCCCCTCGACCGGGTGCGGGGGGCGCGGGGCGGACGGCAGTACCCCGGCGGGCAGGTGGACCCCCAGGCGCTCGTGCACGCGGCCCGCACCGCCCTCGAGCGCCTGGGCGGCCGGATCCTCCCCGCCGAAGCCCGAGGGTACGACGCCGCCGTGGACGGGGTGCGCGTCTATCTGGAGCGGGAGGTGCTACGCGCCGAGCAGCTCGTCCTCGCCGCGGGCGCCTGGTCGGCCCGGTTCGGCCTGCCCGTCCGGCCCTTAAGGGGCGAGGCCCTCCTCCTCGCGGGCCGCGCCCCCAACACCCCGGCCTTCGTGGGGGAAGGGTACCTCCTGCCCCGCGCGCTCGGCGTGTACGTCGGGGCCACGAGCCGCGAAGGCTGGGGCCGGAGCGCGAACCTCTGGGGCCTCCGCTGGCTCGCGGACTACGCGCACGAGACCTTTCCCTGGCTGGAGACCGCCCCCTTACGAGAGGTGTACGCGGGACACCGGCCGGCCGCCGAACGCCCCTGGGTCGGCCCCGTCGAGCCCCGCGTCTGGGCCGCGGTCGGGCACGGGCGCAACGGGGTGCTCCTCGCCCCGGCCACGGCCCGCATCCTCACCCAACGCATCCTAGGCCCAAAACCCCACCCCATCCCTTAA
- a CDS encoding Kelch repeat-containing protein: protein MRGIPWVWAGLLWALWVVGQPEGRWECLAPLSTARQEVGVAVLGGRIYAVGGFNRFGFTLASAEVYDPRTNRWERIPDLPVAVNHPAAVALEGRLYVLGGYRGPGLTRPTDRVQVYDPAEHRWRQVAPLPAPRGALAAVALDGRIYAVGGARGRAVGELSVYDPRADRWRVGSPMPTPRDHLGAVAVGGRVYAVGGRNRQAFTLGALEAYDPTTDRWAVLPSMPRGRSGHAVAALGGCVYVLGGEGNPAAPSGNFARVEAYVIAEARWVGLGAMPTPRHGLGAAVLGERIYLPAGAVRQGLGASAVLEAYTPPPCPTR, encoded by the coding sequence ATGCGGGGAATCCCCTGGGTTTGGGCGGGGCTGTTATGGGCCCTGTGGGTTGTGGGGCAGCCGGAGGGACGTTGGGAGTGTCTGGCCCCCCTGAGCACGGCCCGGCAGGAGGTGGGCGTGGCCGTCCTTGGGGGCCGGATCTACGCGGTGGGCGGGTTCAACCGCTTCGGCTTCACCCTGGCGAGCGCGGAGGTGTACGACCCCAGAACGAACCGTTGGGAACGCATCCCGGACCTGCCCGTGGCGGTGAACCACCCGGCGGCCGTGGCGCTCGAGGGCCGCTTGTACGTGCTGGGGGGGTACCGGGGGCCGGGGCTGACCCGGCCGACCGATCGGGTTCAGGTCTACGACCCTGCCGAGCACCGTTGGCGCCAGGTGGCTCCGCTGCCCGCGCCTCGAGGCGCGCTGGCCGCGGTGGCACTGGACGGCCGGATCTACGCGGTGGGCGGGGCTCGAGGCCGGGCGGTGGGGGAGTTGAGCGTGTACGACCCGCGGGCGGACCGTTGGAGGGTGGGCTCGCCCATGCCGACGCCTAGGGATCATCTGGGGGCCGTGGCGGTCGGGGGGCGCGTCTACGCGGTGGGGGGGCGCAACCGCCAAGCCTTCACCCTGGGGGCGCTCGAGGCCTACGATCCCACGACGGACCGCTGGGCGGTGTTGCCGTCCATGCCTAGGGGGCGTTCTGGGCACGCGGTGGCTGCGCTAGGGGGGTGCGTGTACGTGCTGGGCGGTGAGGGGAACCCAGCGGCGCCCAGCGGGAACTTCGCGCGGGTGGAGGCGTACGTGATCGCGGAAGCGCGGTGGGTGGGGTTGGGAGCGATGCCCACGCCCCGGCACGGTTTGGGCGCGGCGGTGCTGGGGGAACGGATCTACCTGCCCGCGGGCGCGGTGCGGCAGGGGTTGGGGGCGAGCGCGGTCCTCGAGGCGTACACCCCGCCGCCTTGCCCCACGCGCTAG
- a CDS encoding Ig-like domain-containing protein, translated as MRAHPLLFTFLILSLSGCARPNDAMAPIVGIITPKAGAVTQGQAVTVDGYAFDDHGVTSVTARVVVDGRASEHEVLPESERGKRVVHYRFQVQAEQVGNFELQIIATDTSGQTRTLSMPLVLDNRPPRLELERVELVDENRIRIVGTAQDDVEVDRVVVRYGKVFSRLNLPKGKNVSFFVEVPATTATVIAVDAVGNRTELPATPKP; from the coding sequence ATGCGCGCGCATCCCCTCCTCTTCACCTTCCTGATCCTCTCCCTATCCGGCTGCGCTCGGCCCAACGACGCGATGGCCCCCATCGTCGGCATTATCACCCCCAAGGCTGGCGCGGTCACCCAAGGCCAAGCGGTCACGGTGGACGGGTACGCTTTCGACGACCACGGCGTCACTAGCGTCACGGCCCGCGTCGTGGTGGACGGGCGCGCCAGCGAACACGAGGTCCTCCCCGAAAGCGAACGCGGTAAGCGCGTGGTCCACTACCGCTTTCAGGTCCAAGCAGAACAGGTGGGCAACTTCGAGCTCCAGATCATCGCGACCGACACTAGCGGCCAAACCCGCACCCTCTCCATGCCCCTCGTCCTGGACAACCGCCCCCCGCGCCTCGAGCTCGAGCGCGTCGAGCTTGTGGACGAGAACCGCATCCGCATCGTGGGCACCGCGCAGGACGACGTGGAGGTGGACCGCGTGGTGGTGCGTTACGGCAAGGTCTTCAGCCGCCTGAACCTCCCCAAGGGCAAGAACGTGAGCTTCTTCGTGGAGGTGCCCGCCACCACGGCCACGGTTATCGCGGTGGACGCGGTGGGGAACCGTACGGAACTCCCCGCCACGCCCAAGCCTTGA
- the thiC gene encoding phosphomethylpyrimidine synthase ThiC, whose product MTQLEAAKQGRITEQMAYVAEQEGLEPETVRELVAAGRVVIPANPNHTTLTRFTAIGEGMRVKVNANLGTSYDYVNPEEEVEKARVAIEAGADTVMDLSTGGDLAAIRARILEVATVPLGTVPIYEAEFKAAARKNFFDMSADELFETIEAHGRAGVDYITVHAGVTLATLERYRNAERVTGIVSRGGGLMAAWMLQNAQENPLYARFDDLLEIARTYDMTLSLGDGLRPGSLADSTDRPQIQELLIIGELVERARQAGVQAMVEGPGHIPLNEIQTNVQIQKKLTNHAPFYILGMLPIDTGAGFDHIVGAIGGAVAGWYGADMLCYLTPAEHLGLPTPEHVREGVIAFKLAAHIADVARGRRPDLERNRRMSEARYRLDWETQFQLALYPEAARRIYEARGTKTKACSMCGPYCPMNLVEAVLRGQRSQGLVELEVRPG is encoded by the coding sequence ATGACCCAACTGGAAGCCGCGAAACAAGGTCGCATCACAGAGCAGATGGCGTACGTCGCCGAACAGGAGGGCCTCGAGCCCGAAACGGTCCGGGAGCTCGTCGCCGCGGGGCGCGTCGTGATCCCCGCGAACCCCAACCACACCACCCTCACCCGCTTCACCGCGATCGGTGAGGGGATGCGCGTCAAGGTCAACGCCAACCTCGGCACCTCCTACGACTACGTGAACCCTGAGGAGGAGGTGGAGAAAGCCCGCGTCGCGATCGAGGCTGGCGCGGACACGGTGATGGACCTCTCCACCGGCGGGGACCTCGCCGCGATCCGCGCGCGCATCCTCGAGGTCGCCACGGTCCCGCTCGGCACCGTGCCCATCTACGAGGCGGAGTTCAAGGCCGCGGCGCGGAAGAACTTCTTCGACATGAGCGCGGACGAGCTGTTCGAAACCATCGAGGCGCACGGCCGGGCCGGCGTGGACTACATCACCGTGCACGCCGGGGTCACGCTCGCCACCCTGGAGCGCTACCGCAACGCCGAGCGCGTGACCGGGATCGTGTCACGCGGCGGCGGGCTGATGGCGGCCTGGATGCTCCAGAACGCCCAGGAGAACCCCCTCTACGCGCGGTTCGACGACCTCCTCGAGATCGCCCGCACCTACGACATGACCCTCTCTCTGGGGGACGGGCTCCGCCCGGGCTCCCTCGCGGACAGCACCGACCGCCCCCAGATCCAGGAGCTCCTCATCATCGGTGAACTCGTCGAACGGGCCCGCCAAGCGGGCGTGCAGGCCATGGTGGAGGGTCCCGGCCACATCCCCCTCAACGAGATCCAGACCAACGTCCAGATCCAGAAAAAACTCACGAACCACGCGCCCTTCTACATCCTGGGCATGCTGCCGATCGACACCGGCGCGGGCTTCGACCACATCGTCGGCGCGATCGGCGGGGCGGTCGCGGGCTGGTACGGGGCGGACATGCTCTGCTACCTAACCCCCGCGGAGCACCTGGGCCTCCCCACGCCCGAGCACGTCCGGGAAGGCGTGATCGCCTTCAAGCTCGCCGCGCACATCGCGGACGTGGCGCGGGGCCGTCGGCCGGACCTCGAGCGCAACCGCCGCATGTCCGAGGCGCGCTACCGGCTCGACTGGGAAACGCAGTTCCAGCTCGCCCTCTACCCCGAGGCGGCCCGCCGCATCTACGAGGCCCGCGGCACGAAGACCAAGGCCTGCAGCATGTGCGGTCCCTACTGCCCCATGAACCTCGTGGAGGCCGTGCTGCGCGGGCAACGCAGCCAAGGCCTCGTCGAGCTCGAGGTGCGCCCGGGGTGA
- the thiD gene encoding bifunctional hydroxymethylpyrimidine kinase/phosphomethylpyrimidine kinase — MRRALTIAGSDSGGGAGVQADLKVFHRFGVYGTSALTLVTAQNTLGIQALHPLPPELVVAQIAAVATDLGTDAAKTGALGSAEVVEAVAWAIQRYGVRPLVVDPVMAATHGPPLLAEAALQVLKAQLLPQAALVTPNLHEAQALLGRPIRTEAEMREAALALLELGPRAVLLKGGHLEEAEAVDYLAEGGRLHRLAAPRHPTPHTHGTGCTYAAAITALLAQGRGLLEAVREAKAFVTRAIREAPGLGRGQGPLNHWA; from the coding sequence GTGAGGCGGGCCCTCACCATCGCCGGTTCGGACTCCGGGGGCGGGGCCGGGGTTCAGGCCGACCTCAAGGTCTTCCACCGCTTCGGGGTGTACGGCACGAGCGCCCTCACCCTCGTCACCGCGCAGAACACCCTGGGCATCCAGGCCCTCCACCCCTTGCCGCCGGAGCTGGTGGTCGCCCAGATCGCCGCGGTCGCGACCGACCTGGGCACCGATGCGGCCAAGACCGGCGCTTTAGGGTCGGCGGAGGTCGTGGAAGCGGTCGCCTGGGCAATCCAGCGGTACGGGGTGCGCCCCCTGGTGGTCGACCCGGTGATGGCGGCGACGCACGGACCGCCCCTCCTCGCCGAGGCGGCCCTCCAGGTCCTAAAAGCTCAGCTCCTCCCTCAGGCCGCCCTCGTCACCCCCAACCTGCACGAGGCGCAGGCCCTTCTCGGCCGCCCGATCCGCACCGAAGCGGAGATGCGCGAGGCCGCGTTGGCTCTCCTCGAGCTCGGCCCTAGGGCCGTGCTCCTCAAGGGAGGCCACCTGGAGGAGGCGGAGGCGGTGGACTACCTCGCGGAAGGCGGGCGGCTCCACCGCCTCGCCGCCCCGCGCCATCCCACCCCCCACACCCACGGGACGGGGTGCACCTACGCCGCGGCCATCACGGCCCTCCTCGCTCAGGGGCGGGGGCTGCTCGAGGCCGTACGGGAGGCCAAGGCCTTCGTGACCCGCGCGATCCGGGAGGCGCCGGGGCTTGGGCGGGGACAGGGGCCCTTGAACCACTGGGCGTGA
- a CDS encoding ABC transporter permease: MGRLRRSGPFLAAVGSLLLAWKLAALALPAYLLPPPEAVLRALPTAAQDPEFIASVGRSLLRLGAGFALALGSGVTIGLLASILPIFRAYARALLSILQAVPPIAYLPLLILILGFGDRAILWVITLAALFPIAINAIAAVEQMRWVHIAAARNLGARPHHLALRVYLPASLPTLLAGAQAGFGNAWRALIAAEMFGGTNVGLGWSIATAAQVGDMARVLLGITTIGLLSAAIDNGLFTLAKRKLLRWRYA; this comes from the coding sequence ATGGGTAGGTTGCGCCGCTCCGGCCCCTTCCTTGCCGCTGTCGGAAGCCTACTCCTGGCCTGGAAACTCGCCGCGCTCGCCCTTCCCGCCTACCTGCTTCCCCCCCCGGAAGCGGTGCTCCGCGCCCTGCCCACCGCCGCACAGGACCCCGAGTTCATCGCCTCGGTAGGGCGCTCCCTCCTGCGGCTGGGGGCGGGATTCGCCTTGGCCTTGGGAAGCGGCGTCACGATCGGGCTTCTCGCCAGCATCCTGCCTATCTTCCGCGCCTACGCCCGCGCCCTCCTCTCCATCCTCCAGGCCGTGCCTCCCATCGCCTACCTTCCCCTCCTGATCCTGATCCTCGGCTTCGGCGACCGGGCGATCCTATGGGTGATCACGCTGGCCGCGCTCTTCCCCATCGCCATCAACGCCATAGCCGCCGTGGAACAGATGCGCTGGGTCCACATCGCCGCCGCCCGCAACCTGGGAGCTCGCCCCCACCACCTGGCCCTCCGGGTCTACCTGCCCGCCTCCCTCCCCACCCTCCTCGCCGGCGCCCAGGCCGGCTTCGGCAACGCCTGGCGCGCCCTGATCGCCGCGGAGATGTTCGGCGGCACCAACGTAGGCCTCGGCTGGTCCATCGCCACAGCCGCTCAGGTCGGGGACATGGCGCGGGTCCTGCTCGGCATCACCACGATCGGTCTGCTCTCCGCAGCCATCGACAACGGCCTCTTCACCCTCGCCAAACGCAAGCTGTTGCGCTGGAGGTACGCCTAG
- a CDS encoding thiazole synthase: protein MPDPLVIAGKPFNSRLMLGTGKFKDFGVMREALEASGAEIVTVAIRRVELGAPGHVGLLEALDLSRYHLLPNTAGARTAEEAVRIAKLARALTGTNWVKLEVIPDPTYLLPDPLETYRAAQELLEAGFTVLPYIGPDPVLAQKLAALGTATVMPLGAPIGSGWGLKGRAFIEILTKERPAPVVVDAGLGLPSHAAEAMELGADAVLVNTAIAEAKDPVAMAAAFRQAVEAGRAAYLAGPMPPRATASPSSPTAGIPLPQPEAPT, encoded by the coding sequence ATGCCCGACCCCCTCGTCATCGCCGGCAAGCCCTTTAACAGCCGCTTGATGCTCGGCACCGGCAAGTTCAAGGACTTCGGCGTGATGCGCGAGGCCCTCGAGGCCAGCGGCGCCGAGATCGTGACCGTCGCGATCCGCCGCGTAGAACTCGGCGCGCCGGGGCACGTGGGGCTGCTGGAGGCCCTGGACCTCTCGCGCTACCACCTCCTCCCCAACACCGCGGGAGCCCGGACCGCCGAGGAAGCCGTGCGCATCGCCAAGCTCGCCCGCGCCCTCACCGGCACAAACTGGGTGAAGCTCGAGGTGATCCCGGACCCCACGTACCTCCTGCCGGACCCCCTCGAGACCTACCGCGCGGCCCAGGAGCTCCTGGAAGCGGGGTTCACCGTACTGCCCTACATCGGTCCCGACCCCGTCCTCGCCCAAAAACTCGCGGCCCTCGGTACCGCCACGGTCATGCCGCTCGGCGCGCCCATCGGTTCGGGCTGGGGGCTCAAGGGCCGGGCCTTCATCGAGATCCTCACCAAGGAACGCCCGGCCCCCGTCGTCGTGGACGCCGGGTTGGGCCTGCCCTCCCACGCCGCCGAGGCCATGGAGCTCGGCGCGGACGCGGTCCTCGTGAACACCGCGATCGCCGAAGCCAAAGACCCCGTGGCCATGGCCGCCGCGTTCCGCCAGGCCGTCGAGGCCGGGCGGGCCGCCTACCTCGCGGGCCCCATGCCCCCCCGTGCCACCGCGAGCCCCTCCTCCCCCACCGCGGGGATCCCCCTCCCCCAACCGGAGGCCCCCACGTGA
- a CDS encoding ABC transporter ATP-binding protein, producing MIQLERVTQTYGNLHALGPITLSTEAETFTALVGPSGCGKSTLLRLIAGLEPPSSGRITVGGLPVTGPSPQRILVFQEEALFPWLTLERNVAFGLEVCGVPKRAALEQARTWLDRVHLAGFEHYYPHQVSGGMRQRAALARALILNPQVLLLDEPFGALDALTRLKLQEELVTLWESRRPTVLLVTHDVEEALFLADRVVVLSPRPARILAEVPVPLPRPRARGAPRLAELKREILALLGVQTEVPHA from the coding sequence ATGATCCAGCTCGAGCGCGTCACCCAAACCTACGGGAACCTCCACGCCCTAGGTCCCATCACGCTCAGCACAGAAGCCGAGACTTTCACCGCCCTCGTCGGGCCCTCAGGCTGCGGGAAATCCACCCTGCTCCGGCTCATCGCCGGCCTCGAACCCCCCAGCTCGGGCCGGATCACCGTAGGGGGCCTGCCGGTGACCGGCCCGTCCCCCCAGCGCATCCTGGTCTTCCAGGAAGAGGCCCTCTTCCCCTGGCTCACCCTGGAGCGCAACGTGGCCTTCGGCCTGGAGGTGTGCGGAGTTCCCAAACGTGCAGCCCTCGAGCAAGCCCGCACCTGGCTCGACCGCGTCCACCTCGCGGGCTTCGAGCACTACTACCCCCACCAGGTCTCCGGCGGCATGCGCCAGCGTGCGGCCCTCGCCCGGGCGCTCATCCTGAACCCCCAGGTGCTCCTCCTCGACGAGCCCTTCGGTGCCCTCGATGCCCTCACACGGCTCAAACTCCAGGAGGAGCTCGTCACCCTCTGGGAATCCCGCCGCCCCACGGTCCTCCTCGTCACCCACGACGTGGAGGAAGCCCTCTTCCTCGCGGACCGGGTCGTGGTCCTCTCCCCGCGCCCCGCCCGGATCCTCGCGGAAGTCCCCGTGCCGCTCCCAAGACCACGGGCACGCGGTGCCCCCCGGCTCGCCGAACTCAAACGAGAAATCCTCGCCCTGCTCGGCGTCCAAACGGAGGTGCCCCATGCGTAA
- a CDS encoding ABC transporter substrate-binding protein — protein sequence MRKLMLLSLLAGLALAQPTARVGYVNVLPAALPLVADAFGLYEEAGLEVELTPFGDGPTMMQALIAGQLDAVYVGFAPAYLWAVRGAPIKILSKAANFDLVVLARADSGIQTPQDLAGRRVGVLPKGSMPDVLFRGQVLKEAGLKTSDLTLIHTKAPNLVPGLATGQLEAAVMLEPWTTIARLQLDLVEVYDINQAWPESTGPVLATTERVIAERPGLLRALLQAHKKAATLSETQADAVNRLLAQTYFPQGVQTPHGPVDGVTVIAQARRRIRYGFGVSEAALRQMEAVAQMLKTLGYIPKVRPITEVVDLSLEP from the coding sequence ATGCGTAAGCTGATGCTCCTCTCCCTACTCGCCGGCCTCGCCCTCGCCCAACCCACCGCCCGCGTCGGCTACGTGAACGTCCTACCCGCAGCCCTCCCCCTCGTCGCCGACGCCTTCGGGCTCTACGAGGAGGCTGGCCTCGAGGTGGAACTCACCCCCTTCGGCGACGGCCCCACCATGATGCAAGCCCTGATCGCCGGCCAGTTGGACGCGGTCTACGTCGGGTTCGCCCCCGCCTACCTCTGGGCGGTGCGCGGCGCGCCGATCAAGATCCTGAGCAAAGCCGCGAACTTCGACCTGGTCGTTCTCGCCCGCGCGGACAGCGGCATCCAAACCCCCCAGGACCTCGCCGGCCGGCGCGTCGGCGTCCTCCCCAAAGGCAGCATGCCCGACGTGCTCTTCCGCGGCCAGGTCCTAAAGGAAGCCGGACTCAAAACAAGCGACCTCACCCTCATCCACACCAAAGCCCCCAACCTGGTGCCGGGACTCGCCACCGGCCAGCTCGAGGCCGCGGTCATGCTCGAGCCCTGGACTACCATCGCCCGGCTCCAGCTCGACCTCGTCGAGGTCTACGACATCAACCAAGCCTGGCCCGAGTCCACCGGCCCGGTCCTCGCCACTACCGAACGGGTCATCGCGGAACGCCCCGGACTCCTCCGCGCCCTGCTTCAAGCCCACAAGAAGGCCGCTACACTCTCCGAAACCCAAGCCGACGCGGTAAACCGCCTCCTCGCTCAGACCTACTTCCCCCAAGGCGTTCAGACCCCCCACGGCCCCGTGGACGGCGTCACGGTCATCGCCCAGGCCCGCCGGCGCATCCGCTACGGCTTCGGGGTGAGTGAGGCCGCCCTCCGCCAGATGGAGGCCGTAGCCCAGATGCTCAAAACGCTCGGGTACATCCCCAAGGTGCGCCCCATCACCGAGGTGGTGGACCTCAGCCTCGAGCCGTAA
- the nucS gene encoding endonuclease NucS produces the protein MRVYVPDDLCPATLQAFIQTHRAATRVVQLAGRVTVLYTGRAASLSQDGEFLMLLKADGSLQLHGPRLVKPTNWQPRTDALHLECTEAGLRLTAIRYRPDELLEITWSAVHHATAFEMEEATVWLEGTEAQLRARLAANPSVIEPGLTILEEELPVGVGGVDLYALDREGRYVIIELKRGKATQEAVHQLRRYVDQVQAQLDRPVRGILAAPSITRPARRALETAGLEYAEIQALPTEPEPDPQPPLF, from the coding sequence GTGCGCGTGTACGTGCCCGACGACCTTTGCCCCGCCACCCTCCAGGCCTTCATCCAAACCCACCGCGCCGCTACGCGCGTCGTACAACTCGCCGGGCGCGTCACCGTCCTCTACACCGGCCGCGCCGCGAGCCTCAGCCAGGACGGCGAGTTCCTCATGCTCCTCAAAGCGGACGGCAGCCTCCAGCTCCACGGCCCCCGCCTCGTCAAACCCACCAACTGGCAACCCCGCACCGACGCCCTCCACCTCGAGTGCACGGAGGCTGGCCTGCGCCTCACCGCCATCCGCTACCGCCCCGACGAACTCCTCGAGATCACCTGGAGCGCGGTGCACCACGCCACTGCCTTCGAGATGGAGGAAGCCACGGTGTGGCTCGAGGGCACCGAAGCCCAGCTCCGCGCGCGCCTCGCTGCGAACCCCAGCGTGATCGAGCCCGGCCTCACGATCCTCGAGGAGGAGCTCCCCGTAGGGGTGGGCGGCGTGGATCTGTACGCCCTGGACCGCGAAGGCCGGTACGTTATCATCGAACTCAAGCGCGGCAAGGCCACCCAGGAGGCCGTGCACCAGCTCCGCCGGTACGTGGACCAGGTGCAGGCCCAGCTCGACCGGCCCGTGCGCGGCATCCTCGCCGCGCCCAGCATCACGCGCCCCGCCCGCCGCGCCCTCGAGACGGCCGGGCTCGAGTACGCCGAGATCCAAGCTCTTCCCACCGAACCCGAGCCGGACCCCCAGCCGCCCCTGTTCTAG